Genomic DNA from Ctenopharyngodon idella isolate HZGC_01 chromosome 1, HZGC01, whole genome shotgun sequence:
ataaattggattataaaagatattttgagaaatgtcttagTGTTTTTGTCCAAAATTGTATGGTCAAAACTGTATGTTCAGTGGGGTTCaaggttcttgactcaatttttcaattttaacactatatgccaaaaaggttctaaggataaatgtattaattgatTGCACAATACATGAAAGTGTTATGCAAGGAttgcgtaatattctgagttagctttttgctgtttttattcattttgaggaacactgaatctgtgtttgtgcaagtgagatgagtaaatgatcagaTTTAgcctagaactacaataaccatcacgttcacacagcgcacacaacacctctgcacttactcccaaTTTTTCTCAACATGCggactagtaaagtaatgcattacttttaaatttacaaaaaaatatctgagttactttttcaaataagtaacgcaagttgcttcgtttttactttatttttacacCTCTCTTGTCCGCATGTTTCTCTCAACATGCGGACAAGAGAGGtgtaaaaacaaagtaacttgcgttacttatttgaaaaagtaactcagatattttgttgtaaatttaaaagtaatgcattactttactagttatttgaaaaaagtaatacaaaGTCTAGTAAACCaatgataatgatgataataaagaaaaaaagaataacaaaaaCGGTTCTGGACTAAATGTATCCCTGTATGCtgtgtattttgcatttaatgtaaTTGGGGAAATGACACCATATCTCCTGAAAATCCCAAAGGCAAAGCGTTGCTTCTGTCAGACACATGATTATGAGGTATCTGTCTCAACATGTCAGACACAGGCAGTGTCCGCGTTCTCTGACACTGATATACGTCATGCTGCTGAATGTTATCTGCTTGGACATTGAGTCATTGGTTTTGGTAATTAAGATACACAATACATGTAATCAAGGGAGAATATACCTTTTCAGCTCTAAGAAACGCTACAAGTTAAATGAAACGCTACAAGTTAAATGTTTGGACTGAATTTGTGTTGATACATGATCTAAAAAGCCTTTTAATTTTAAGGTTTGTGTGAAAATGCTTGTAACTTTGTAAaaccaataaaaatgtataaaatacatttttatacattattagctcatatatatatacagtatatacactgCTGTGTATATGTAAggtatgctgctgctgcatgagATATACATAAATCCTGTtacagatctaggcaggtggagggttttagaaGATACTGGGGATCTCTGATATCAGAGAATCTTTGATAGTGCGCTGAGTCTCAGCCTCAGATCTCACGCCCatggaccgttggctgaacgtctgatgcatatggcacacttaactggaaacactttaGGAGTTTCAAAGTCgacatctggttggttgaattttACAGGATGtctgggagacgtgtgtgttgtgttctttaacggtccgcctggaaacaaatgctgtgacaCCAAACCCCCTCGTAGAAGAAGAACTCCGTTGTGTTTACAAACGCTTACCAgcatcaactaaacgctggattttcaaaagtatgtgaagttcgcggctccattgttgcagtaaacttgcacaacgttcttgaattaataatttattagatacccgccggtctgttattgtagggacatcgactttatattttcacacccctaaacatgacgcggaacaaaacgaactgtaaTTGGTTGTGTTACATGTCATTCAAACCAAACGTCcacttgggcggtccttggccaatggaagctgcgatagagtgcagaccttctgccgtcagtctgaaggtctggctatgcgaGACTAGTGCGCTGCAGACTATAGCTTACAGTGAACAATGAACCAGCTTATTCATGTTGAGCAAGTGATCTCATTGGCTACAGAACCAGCAGAGACCAATCATCTTGTGCCATgtggtaatgatgtgattgcttgcagattgcatgtaaggacctattagcctgcactttctagagtttcatgactgaactaacacacacacacacacacacacacacacacacacacacacagcctggTTTGCTATCTTTGTAGGAACTCTCCATagactgtacaaactgtacaaactgtatattctatccccctacactaaccctacccttaaacctacccagcACAGAAAGCTTTccggcaaaaataaataaataaataaaattatatattacagagagccattttgtaaatatataatcaaTCATTTTGCCTAATCTTATATGCAattcagtcaattttatttcaaTCCTGCATTTCTTTAAAATGGTGTTTTCACTCAATATCTCTCCCCTccacccccaccccacccctGCTTTGGTAGAGATTTGGAAATTCCGTTGTAGTAAACTGCATGATTGCTGGGAAATGATGTGGAAGTGTgactccctctccctctctctataAAACCcagatgagaggcttcactccTCAAACTTTCACTACAGCTCCAGCAGCACTTGTTACTTTCTTTGAAAGCTCATCAAACCATTGGAGTTTATCTCTTTTGCAtttcttatttaattatttcactAGCAAACAAGTTATGGCATTTTTACCCAAAGCCCTTCTTCTGCTGCTGCTTGCAGTAGTTTGTATTCAACTGAGTGGAGGTAAGACATTAATAACAGTTTAATGCTTGTTATAATAAAGTATTGCAGGAATTTTGGGCGTCTggctttttttaacattagccAGAGTGATTTTTGTGCAGAATCACAGTTCTCTGTCAGAATCATGGATTGTAAATTAATCTTTTTATGTTATTCCCCAACAGTTCAAGCTGAAACACCACGTGACAGGTGCTGGTGTGTGGAGACTAAGAAATATGTCCGAAAGGAAACTATTGAAGAGTTCTCCATTTTCCCTATAAGACCACGCTGCGACAAAGTAGAAATCATGTAAGTCTTCATCTGTTAACCTGCATGTGATAAGACTTAATATACGCATGTGAtataacttaattttattaaacataCTGATTTTTGCATAATTAAAATACTAAGAGTGTTTTAACAggattatactttttttttttttttttttttttttttaagatttttagatattttattggCAAAAAGGTCAAATCagattaaataaaacttttttttttttttttttgcaatgcatgCCATAAATTTCCTTGCATTTCACACAGTTGCTAAGTAGATACACAGGGGTAAAGATCTAACTTTGTTGACATGATATCATAGAAGTTAGCCTGAATCTTATTAATTTGATGTGTTTTCAATGTTTGCAGACTGACACTAAAACCTGTGAATAATATAAGTGAAGTCGTCCAGCGCTGCTTGAATCCAAGTTCAGCGCAGGGCAAGAACCTGCAGACTTGCTGGAAGAGGTaccaacatttttattatatcactttgtttttaatcaGTAATAATCAACTAAAACAATATTTGCCACAAATCTAATGGGACCAAATATACCCTAAACATAATGGTATACTTAAGAATAACTATAGAGAATATTAAgtatcaaaaagttaatttgcTTAATGCTCTCTAAGACAATTCTCTGGCTAATGTTCACATATAGTACATATCAAATACTATGCTTTAGATTAATGTGTGcacttttttgttatatttgcaACAGCAGGAACACCAATAACACCTTCACTTTTAAGATGTCCAATTGCCCAATGTCACAAAATGCCTAAAGCCATAAATGAAAGTGCGGAAGAGCAAGGGAGGACTGAACGGGGAATTTGGAAACTCCAGAAACCCTGCGAGTGGAATTCCATCCTGTCACATAACCCGGCACTGCCCAATCAGAATCCTGGGATCTGAGTGTTGGCCTCATGCAGCTACTGGGAAATCACAGAAGACCTGAAAACACCAGGACGGCTGTCAGTAACTGCCAGATGCAGATGTTGTCGAATTCACTTGCTGTATGACTGAAACACTGAATGTATCATTACTCCAAGCAgtatttaaactatatttaaatggTTGTATgaattaacttattttaaaatgtttcatgttaaaatatgcAGTTGTTACAAAGGAACTATTTTGTCCAATCAGACCCTTTAATGTTATATGTGTGATGTGTTAAGATTGATTCAGCCATATTaacatcttttttcttttttttttttttacatgacgcTTGTTAAAACATGAAGTATTTTTTAGGCTActtatcaaaatatttttacagtgtacttttgTACTGTTTTGTAATAAATTGCATAAAACCAATGTCAagttattttgcatatttatttataattaattaattatataggAAACATGTTAGTTAGCAGTAATGAAAGTATATTAGACATGGAGAAAGATACTGCCCTCTTAAAGTAACTTTACACTgcagacttttttatttttagattttacatGAGCTCCATCTGCTGGTCAAGTCTAAAATATACACTCAAAACGCCTCAAAATTTaaagaatgacaaaataattatttcttatAAGCTTATTCACAGATTTTATCCAGCAAatcattatttacaaaaatttaaaaaaggaataaatgtgaattgtatTTTCTGTAACGAACATGAGGAAACTGCCTTGCACTTATTTTGGCACTATACATACTCGTTTACACTATGGTGTAAAGTTCAAAAATTTATCAACGAAAACATTCAATATTCAAAACCTCTTTTCACTCTTGTGGGAAAACGTACTCTTTGGCTTTACTGACTATTCTGATCAAGAAGAACAATGCTTTTACTTAATTAATTTACTTATATTGTTAACCAAATTTCACATTCATAAGTGCAAATTTACCAATAAGAAACCAAATTGTATGATTTTGTTGACTGAAAtatctactgtatatatattgacAGTATCAGAGACTCTTTAAACAAGAAAGCTTTAAGAACTTTGAAATGTTGTGAACTTTctaatacttttatttgatctttatttatgtatatgtatgtatatgtgtatgtatatatgtatattttctatctttgctttgaacttttatATTTACTTTCCCCTGACATTCTGTTGTATTGGTTGTAATTTActcttttcttcttttcctttttttctctttttcttttcctttttgatACTGTTTCTTGACATACTGTACGTTATTGTTctttgaattaataataataataataattattattattattatttggcaGATGCGTTTATCTAAGTGCCTTACTCAAGGGTGTGTGGTTTAAACCACTCCACTATAAGAAGTCATTAAGGTTCATTTTCTGCATACAGATTTTTGTCcctgaggtaaaaaaaaaaaaaaaaagaaagaaaaaagaagcatgAATTCATGAATTATTGttatcattaattcattcatgtgTGCATTTTCAGTGTTTGCAGCCTGACACTAAAATTTGGAATACATCTGAAAAACGTATATACATATACCAACGTGATAGGCCTACAATCCCATATAAATATAATTGCCTGCATGGAAAATGTAATAGgagattaattaaatttaaaatatgttacaaATAGATAGTCATTAAAAATTCAAGGTAAACAAATGACCCCACAATTCCACAACACACATTTACAGCTAATTtagatttggtaacactttataataagggtcatttgttaacattaatgtattaactaacatgaactaaccatgagcaataaatttgttactgtatttgttaatctttgttttgctaatgttagttaataagaatacagcagttcatagtttgttcatgttagtttacagtgcattaaaggcacaatatggaagttttttggattaaaatatccaaaaaccactagaacaatgttatatattttgttgacttgtgtacttatattatccaaaatgtttccaagaatgtttaaatccagagaaataagcaattttaaccgaCACGGACCATGTCCGTGCGTCACCTATCagtgacgtcatacctgcattaccctcggtttccggttttattttgtagaaaccatggaaacaccaaagacgctttaatatattatgtgttttattagacaagggaacaaatgtttagatacattcatcaacagaaaactaatcatgttatatagctcaacacagtcttattgttttcttgatttaccgcgagtaccatgttttaccatgactaatagcgatctagcttactgcagtgtacAACAAGTGTCACAGCAAACGCAAAGTAGCACtgtaacaactttcaacacataaatgtgtctaatatgataaaacagcgctgctttaccatacatacgcttgaccgaaagaagcggaagcggcgactcCGGCATAATAAATGTCCCGCTGCTCTCGAGATGTGTGTtgcactcgtctctcattagcaatcgctccagcggcctcatttCTGTtcccacagcactcggccctgctctgctacATATTACAGTagtgttaataatctcatccttgaacatgatttctgtccaagtcccatcccgattcttttccaccggctgtagacgtgaagacaacaccttcCATGATTCAGCAAAATCAAGGCATCAGCAAGTTACGCCTTTGtattgaataagtgacctctagcggcgaaaatttACCCAGTGtgcctttaactaatgttaacaaaaactaataatgtattagtaaatgctgaaattaacattaacaaagatttataaatgctgtagaagtgcagttcgttattaattcatgttaactaactaatgttaagtaatgaaacttattgtaaagtgttaccttagattttatatttacacCCTGTTATGGTACAGCATGTTGGATTAAAGGCCTGTTCAAACCAAGGACAATAACtgtaacgataaagatatatcTATAAAAATAGCGGAGACTAtaccacaactataatgataaacaatacaggaaattattttttttttctttttcagctgatgaacgataaaaacactgAGAGCCAATCAGAAATGGTTTGAGatcttgagcatttaaagcagcaggcGACAAAACTGAAGCGTTTACAAGTTTAcatctagcaattctgacttcttttctcagaattgcgagatataaactcgcaattgcgagaaaagaagtcagaattgcgagaaataaacttgcaattgcgagttataaagtccaattctgaggaagaaaagaatgactttttttctcagaattgtgagtttatataattctgactttataactcacagttcTTTGTAACTTGCAGTTGCGTGTTTTAACGTCAATTGCGTGATagaaactcacaattctgagaaaaaaaggtcagaagtgtttatatctggcaattctgagaaaaaaaaaaagtcagaattgtgagataataaGTCGCAATTTCCTTCTATAGAATGGGCATTAAGTCACTATTTAttagatttcaaaataaaagtcatccatgtaataaaatatttttaaagacattttcacTGCGTCTGAAATTGCGTACTGTCTAGACtctaggtactacatttgaatttgaatttactttgtgACGTTAAAAAACTATGTTCTATGTAGTATGAAATTTGGGTAGCATGAACGAAATTCAGATGTActtacatctgccatgttgatACTGTCATGTGATTTACCAGTGTCAGcgtcctctcctgtggcctcatgagATAGTAAAGCGTGCATCGAATGCACATTCCAGAATCTCggcagaagtagtaggtcatccggatACTTTTTGCATCCGGATACTGTTTTTtgcatactgtatagtagggaagtatttgaTTTCGGGATTTGTGTTAATTCGAGCCTGTTATGCCATCATTCATTTCATATATTGTCACTGTCAATACTGACTTAAAGGTCAGCGGACCACATCTTGCACAGAGGACATAAACTTGACCGaagggtgtatgtgtgtgtacgtgttCTTCTTTCCCTCCTCTCAGGGGAAATCAAAGCTTTTCTCTGGGTTTAACTAAGAGGGAGTAGCGAGAAGAATAGATCCtcaatacatttttacactgtCAGTCAACGCTTTGTCTTCCTCTATATTCTTCCACTCATATCTCCAAAGATATACTGTAAAATCAAGTTTTAGGCCTGAACTCAAAACTAATAGGTCAAGGCTCAAGTATAGAgttgtataaatataaagttcTTCAAAcataagcaaataaaaaaataaacaaatattatgcTACTCTGTCTTTGTCTCTTTCAAATGTATGTACAGGTGAATCTTCAGGttacatttcaccccaaaataataaaaagtcattttttacatttgacattattttgtcaacatttaattgcatttaaattagCATACTTCAACACTCAGATTCTCTTTAGTGTGTCCATTCAACGAAGTCTCAAGGTTTTCAGAAAACTTCCACATAAGGAGAGTCCcaatataatgaaaaataatagtGTAATAAAAAATCTCTTTGCAAAGAAACCTTGCAGTGGTGGTCCTCAAgtgtttctaaaaaaaaaaaaggaaagaaaaaaaaaaaaaatgccattctTCTTACTGACTCAATTCAATGCTTCAAAAGGGCAATCTGCAATTCCAGCAAAAGACTATTATTGGCGATATGACACAAAATCCCTttcaaaaaagtaatagcaCTCCCAAACACGCCACCGGGGACATCCATATTTTTACCAAGACTGAACAGATTACTGAAATTCAATGATGGCATATTAAAAATCGTGGTAACTGGGCAGATACTTTTATctaaatttgaatttactttgcttctgttaaaaaagtatgttctatatagtatgaatatgggtagtataAATGAAATTCggatgtactacatccgccatgttgctactgtcacatgacctaccagcttCAGTTGCGTAGCTTCATTGGCATTCATGAATCCTCTCCTGTGTCCTcatgggatatatatatatatatatatatatatatatatatatatatatatatatatacagtgccctccacaaatattggcacccttggtaaatatgagctaAGGTggctatgaaaataaatctgcattatttatccttttgatctttcatttaaaaaattcacaaaattctaacctttcatttaagttaaacaattgaaaatgaggggaaaagctcattatgaaataaatgtttttctctagttcacgttggccacaattattggcacccaattattaCAACGTCcatttgccaagataacagctctgagtcttcacctataatgtctgatgagtttggagaacacctgacaagagatcagagaccattccttcatacagaatccctccagatccttcagattcccagctttATGTCCCCGACCCCCCCAGATTTGGAAATTCCGGTGTAGTACACATGATTGCTGGGAAATTATGTGGAAGTGTgactccctctccctctctctataAAACCcagatgagaggcttcactccTCACACTTTCACTACAGCTCCAGCAGCACTTGTTACTTTCTTTGAAAGCTCATCAAACCATTGGAGTTTATCTCTTTTGCATTTCTTATTTAATCATTTCACTAGCAAACAAGTTATGGCATTTTTACCCAAAGCCCTTCTTCTGCTGCTGCTCGCAGTAGTTTGTATTCAACTGAGTGGAGGTAAGACATTAATAACAGTTTAATGCTTGTTATAGTAAAGTA
This window encodes:
- the LOC127516891 gene encoding alveolar macrophage chemotactic factor 2, with product MRGFTPQTFTTAPAALVTFFESSSNHWSLSLLHFLFNYFTSKQVMAFLPKALLLLLLAVVCIQLSGVQAETPRDRCWCVETKKYVRKETIEEFSIFPIRPRCDKVEIILTLKPVNNISEVVQRCLNPSSAQGKNLQTCWKSRNTNNTFTFKMSNCPMSQNA